A stretch of Parvimonas micra DNA encodes these proteins:
- the radC gene encoding RadC family protein — protein MSNYSYEEFLKDLNVFLKNEKIKDKESFEKEVKEGEIPFADKTISEVNRLKNIEYKDIETFTISINELKETDKPREKLYKFGPESLSEYELLAILIRSGSKKEDVLALSKKLWIYMSKFHRISEITINDLMEIDGIGLSKACSLISALELFKRLNMRECVDNFSFCSPKSVADIFMNILRDEMKEHFYVLLLDTKNKIISWNEISKGDLNSSIVHPREVFKYALKYGANSIICLHNHPSGDPTPSSQDIDITKRLEDVGDLVGIRLLDHIIIGYNKYISLKEKGLMR, from the coding sequence ATGTCAAATTATAGTTATGAAGAATTTTTAAAAGATTTAAATGTATTTTTAAAAAATGAAAAAATAAAAGATAAAGAATCATTTGAAAAAGAAGTTAAAGAAGGAGAAATACCTTTTGCAGATAAAACAATAAGTGAAGTAAATAGATTAAAAAATATTGAATATAAAGATATTGAAACTTTTACTATTTCAATAAATGAATTAAAGGAAACGGATAAGCCTAGAGAGAAACTTTATAAATTTGGTCCTGAAAGTTTATCAGAATATGAACTTTTAGCAATTTTAATTCGAAGTGGTTCAAAAAAAGAAGATGTTTTAGCTCTTTCAAAAAAATTATGGATTTATATGAGTAAATTTCATAGAATAAGTGAGATTACAATTAATGATCTTATGGAAATTGATGGTATTGGATTATCTAAAGCCTGTAGTTTGATTTCCGCTTTAGAGCTTTTTAAAAGATTAAACATGAGAGAATGTGTTGATAATTTTTCATTTTGTTCTCCAAAAAGTGTTGCAGATATATTCATGAATATATTAAGAGACGAAATGAAAGAGCATTTTTACGTCTTATTATTAGATACAAAAAATAAAATAATATCTTGGAACGAAATATCAAAAGGGGATTTGAATTCATCTATCGTTCATCCAAGAGAAGTTTTTAAGTATGCATTGAAATATGGTGCAAATAGTATTATTTGTTTGCACAATCATCCAAGTGGTGATCCTACTCCAAGTTCACAAGACATAGACATAACAAAAAGGTTAGAAGATGTTGGAGATTTGGTTGGAATAAGATTATTAGATCATATTATAATTGGATATAACAAGTATATAAGTTTAAAAGAAAAGGGATTAATGAGATAA
- a CDS encoding Gx transporter family protein — protein sequence MKARKVVLISLFVSVALIVSLLEYYIPIPVPNVKLGLSNIIIINSILLFGFKEAFIISFLKAILLVIILGNPISFIYNFTAGFTSIIIMYVLNKFCSKFLSLIGISVLGSVSHVMVQILVSMVLLNSRTLVNFIPILGMIGIFTGILVGVISNFMYKIVRGYYVKL from the coding sequence GTGAAAGCAAGAAAAGTAGTTTTAATTTCATTATTTGTTTCAGTAGCTTTAATAGTTTCATTACTAGAATATTATATTCCAATTCCCGTACCAAATGTGAAATTAGGATTATCAAATATAATAATAATAAATTCTATTTTATTATTTGGCTTTAAGGAAGCATTTATTATTTCATTTTTAAAAGCTATTTTATTGGTGATAATTTTAGGAAATCCAATAAGTTTTATATATAATTTTACTGCTGGATTTACAAGTATTATTATTATGTATGTATTAAATAAGTTTTGTAGTAAATTTTTAAGTTTAATAGGAATAAGTGTTTTAGGTTCTGTTTCTCATGTTATGGTTCAAATACTAGTTTCTATGGTTCTTTTAAATTCAAGAACTTTAGTTAATTTTATTCCTATTTTAGGAATGATTGGAATTTTTACAGGCATACTAGTTGGTGTGATTTCAAATTTTATGTATAAAATTGTACGAGGTTATTATGTCAAATTATAG
- a CDS encoding NusG domain II-containing protein, which translates to MKKGDIIVIFTLIVVFCLSFIYISNSFITTGDKYISVQVNGEEIKQITFGNEKKVYPIRTSFGLNILEVDNESVRVIEASCPDKLDVKFGKINKVGQAIICMPNRLVIQIKSRKTNDLDVVN; encoded by the coding sequence ATGAAAAAAGGTGATATTATTGTTATCTTCACTTTAATCGTTGTATTTTGTCTGTCATTTATATATATAAGTAATAGTTTTATAACAACTGGTGATAAATATATTAGTGTTCAAGTAAATGGAGAAGAGATTAAACAAATCACTTTTGGTAACGAAAAAAAAGTTTATCCTATAAGAACTTCTTTTGGACTTAATATTCTAGAGGTTGATAATGAAAGTGTTAGAGTAATAGAAGCAAGTTGTCCTGATAAACTTGATGTTAAATTTGGTAAAATAAATAAAGTTGGACAGGCAATTATTTGTATGCCTAATAGACTTGTAATACAAATAAAATCAAGAAAAACTAATGATTTGGATGTGGTAAATTAG